From a region of the Paenibacillus lutimineralis genome:
- a CDS encoding cobyric acid synthase, with protein sequence MLQGTASDVGKSVIVTALCRIFVQDGIRTAPYKSQNMALNSYVTADGREIGRAQGVQAEACGIEASTDMNPVLIKPTGDMHSQIVVHGKPYQHLSAMKYREEFLPVAQPIVMEALNRLRDEYDLVVLEGAGSPAEINLKQRDIVNMNLAGWAEAPVILVGDIDRGGVFAFLVGTLELLEPEERARVKGFIINKFRGDLELLRPGLDWLEQRTGIPVLGVLPFLPDMEIEAEDSVILDSYASMPKQGRDIDIAVIRYPRISNFTDFDMLDAEPDVSVRYVQRAAELGEPDVIILPGSKDTISDLAFLREQGLDGAIEQYMESSTHSQLVGICGGYQMLGDVLLDPEAVESGKVNQSRGLGWLPLRTTFLPGKKTIRTAGHVLPDAPLHLYSTEPIIPVGGYEIHSGETVYSSQAGCVLESSNSDTVVNSNDVTRSTASREKEATSLFLVQSVDGEERMEGVCRIDGRVFGTYLHGLFNSDSYRRAWLDGIRQAKGLEPLATTFSAAVRREIAFDRLADHVRGHLDMDQIYEIADLPKNPQF encoded by the coding sequence ATGCTGCAGGGTACGGCTTCTGATGTCGGCAAGAGTGTCATCGTGACTGCCTTATGCCGAATTTTCGTTCAAGACGGAATCAGAACAGCTCCCTATAAATCACAGAATATGGCGCTTAATTCTTATGTCACCGCCGATGGTCGGGAGATTGGGCGCGCCCAGGGAGTGCAGGCTGAGGCCTGTGGAATCGAGGCGTCGACGGATATGAATCCCGTCCTGATTAAGCCGACAGGAGATATGCACTCGCAGATCGTCGTTCACGGCAAGCCTTATCAGCATCTGAGCGCGATGAAATATCGTGAGGAGTTCCTGCCTGTGGCCCAACCGATCGTGATGGAGGCACTGAACCGACTGAGGGATGAATATGACCTCGTTGTACTGGAAGGTGCGGGAAGTCCGGCGGAGATCAATTTGAAGCAGCGCGATATCGTCAATATGAATCTGGCTGGGTGGGCGGAAGCTCCGGTCATTTTGGTGGGCGATATCGATCGCGGCGGGGTGTTTGCGTTTCTGGTCGGGACGCTCGAATTGCTGGAGCCCGAAGAGAGGGCCAGGGTGAAGGGCTTCATCATCAATAAATTCAGAGGCGATCTGGAGCTGCTTCGGCCAGGGCTGGATTGGTTGGAACAGCGGACAGGCATTCCCGTGCTCGGCGTGCTGCCCTTCCTGCCGGATATGGAGATCGAGGCCGAGGATTCAGTTATTCTCGACTCCTACGCTTCGATGCCTAAGCAGGGCCGTGATATTGATATTGCCGTTATTCGTTATCCCCGTATTTCCAATTTTACTGACTTCGACATGCTGGATGCAGAGCCGGACGTGTCTGTGCGTTATGTCCAGCGAGCAGCGGAGCTAGGAGAGCCGGATGTAATCATCCTGCCAGGCTCCAAGGATACGATTAGCGACTTGGCATTTCTGCGAGAACAGGGGCTGGACGGAGCGATTGAGCAGTATATGGAGAGCAGCACTCATTCGCAACTGGTCGGTATTTGTGGCGGATATCAGATGCTTGGCGATGTACTCCTTGATCCAGAGGCCGTTGAATCTGGCAAAGTGAATCAATCCCGTGGACTTGGCTGGCTGCCGCTGAGGACGACGTTTCTTCCTGGAAAAAAGACAATCCGCACCGCAGGACATGTTCTACCTGATGCCCCCCTCCACCTTTATTCGACGGAGCCTATTATCCCCGTTGGTGGCTACGAAATTCATTCCGGGGAGACGGTATACTCAAGCCAAGCTGGTTGTGTGTTAGAGTCATCTAACTCAGATACCGTAGTGAACTCAAACGATGTGACAAGAAGCACTGCTAGTAGGGAGAAAGAGGCAACTTCCTTATTCCTAGTTCAAAGCGTTGATGGAGAGGAACGAATGGAGGGAGTCTGTCGTATTGATGGGCGAGTGTTCGGTACGTATTTGCACGGTCTATTCAATAGTGATAGCTATCGCAGGGCTTGGTTGGATGGAATTAGACAAGCCAAGGGGCTGGAGCCTCTGGCTACGACATTCTCCGCCGCCGTAAGGCGAGAGATTGCGTTTGACCGACTTGCCGATCATGTAAGAGGGCATCTGGATATGGATCAAATATATGAGATTGCAGACCTTCCAAAGAATCCTCAGTTTTGA
- the cobS gene encoding adenosylcobinamide-GDP ribazoletransferase, which produces MRQKGRPILAAFQFLSRFPVRAELDFTPELLKRSAKYYPLVGAAIGIVIWIIAVVASLGLPVLPVSVILLIAWVWLTGGLHLDGWMDSADAFLSYRPREKMLEIMKDSRVGAMGVLACVLLLLFKMSLLATLLSRGLYVSGAAMMTAPVWSRWFMSLAMRHWPTARGGEGLAGRFRGQSGKDTLLATLLALVLSAGLLLLAAVPEWGDMNIIIPMVYYVLAPLLAWGVGSWMASRMNARLGGLTGDTYGAINEGLEAVLLLLACLLFQ; this is translated from the coding sequence ATGAGACAAAAAGGACGGCCAATTTTGGCCGCTTTTCAATTTCTATCGCGGTTTCCGGTGCGGGCCGAGCTTGATTTTACGCCGGAGTTGCTGAAGAGGAGCGCCAAATATTATCCGCTCGTCGGTGCAGCGATTGGCATTGTTATTTGGATCATTGCGGTGGTGGCCAGCCTGGGGCTGCCTGTACTGCCGGTCTCGGTTATTCTGCTAATCGCTTGGGTCTGGCTGACTGGCGGATTACATCTGGATGGCTGGATGGATTCTGCGGATGCGTTCCTGAGCTATCGTCCCCGTGAGAAAATGCTGGAGATTATGAAGGACAGCCGAGTTGGGGCGATGGGTGTGTTAGCCTGTGTGCTGCTGCTGCTCTTTAAAATGTCGCTGCTTGCTACACTCCTAAGCCGCGGACTGTATGTATCTGGAGCGGCAATGATGACGGCTCCTGTGTGGAGCCGTTGGTTCATGTCGCTGGCTATGCGTCATTGGCCGACCGCGCGCGGGGGGGAAGGACTGGCCGGACGATTCCGGGGACAGAGCGGCAAGGATACGCTGCTTGCGACTTTACTGGCCCTTGTGCTATCGGCTGGACTGCTGCTGCTTGCCGCTGTGCCAGAGTGGGGAGATATGAATATTATCATCCCTATGGTCTATTATGTTCTTGCCCCTCTATTAGCTTGGGGAGTCGGTTCCTGGATGGCGAGCCGGATGAATGCAAGGCTGGGCGGCTTGACGGGGGATACCTATGGCGCGATCAATGAAGGGCTGGAAGCGGTACTGCTACTGCTCGCCTGCTTGCTTTTTCAATGA
- the cobU gene encoding bifunctional adenosylcobinamide kinase/adenosylcobinamide-phosphate guanylyltransferase translates to MIITVTGGARSGKSSFAEKWCMKHTGRGIYIATAQAFDDEMRERIRLHQSVRVDSGFPWETKEEPLRLAALLSELAQSNNRISSSIEEPVADEPVVLVDCLTLWLSNVLLASGDGPEAEPQVLDEIERLAAVVSAYSGNLVLVTNEVGDGIVPEYRLGRVYRDLAGIMNRKMAEISQQVFLVTAGIPIELKSREYRL, encoded by the coding sequence ATGATCATTACGGTGACCGGTGGGGCGCGGAGCGGTAAGAGCTCTTTTGCCGAGAAATGGTGTATGAAGCATACGGGGCGAGGGATTTATATTGCTACGGCGCAAGCATTCGACGATGAGATGCGTGAGCGGATCAGGCTGCACCAGAGTGTCCGCGTGGACAGCGGTTTCCCTTGGGAGACGAAGGAAGAGCCGCTGCGGCTTGCCGCGCTGTTAAGCGAGCTGGCTCAGTCGAACAATCGTATATCTTCCTCTATCGAGGAGCCTGTGGCAGACGAACCTGTTGTACTGGTGGATTGTCTCACATTATGGCTCTCTAATGTTTTGCTCGCGTCCGGCGATGGGCCGGAGGCGGAGCCGCAAGTATTGGATGAGATCGAACGATTAGCTGCTGTCGTCTCAGCCTATTCCGGTAATTTGGTACTGGTGACGAATGAGGTCGGGGATGGCATCGTGCCTGAATACCGTCTGGGTCGAGTCTACCGGGATTTAGCTGGAATCATGAATCGCAAAATGGCTGAGATTTCACAGCAAGTGTTTCTCGTCACTGCGGGAATTCCAATTGAACTTAAGAGCAGGGAGTATCGATTATGA
- the cobT gene encoding nicotinate-nucleotide--dimethylbenzimidazole phosphoribosyltransferase produces the protein MNHLIAQIIDKISAPDEAASAAAAEHLDQLTKPPGSLGKLENLAVKLAGITGNVHPDLSKRSVIVMAADHGVCEEGISAFPAEVTPQMVHNFLAGGAAVNVLARQAGAEVMCVDIGVNAELSHPELVMKKIRYGTANMAKGPAMSREEAEAAVLAGIDTVKGAVANGSRLFVTGEMGIGNTTASAAVMSVLTGKSPQECVGRGTGLNDERLQHKIAIVQKAIDVNQPNVNDPLDVLSKVGGLEIAGLTGVILAAAAHHCPVVIDGFISSAAALIAQRLAPETAHYMIASHASHEQGHEQLLGELGLAPMLHLDMRLGEGTGGVLALHLIDAICRVMSEMATFESAGVSTGEGAGPEATV, from the coding sequence ATGAATCATTTAATCGCACAAATTATCGATAAAATCTCAGCTCCGGACGAGGCTGCTTCAGCAGCAGCGGCTGAGCATCTCGATCAGTTAACCAAGCCGCCGGGGAGTCTCGGGAAGCTGGAGAATCTGGCCGTGAAGCTAGCAGGAATAACAGGGAATGTACATCCCGATTTATCTAAGCGTTCTGTCATTGTCATGGCTGCTGATCATGGTGTGTGCGAGGAAGGCATCAGTGCTTTTCCAGCGGAGGTAACGCCGCAGATGGTACATAACTTCCTGGCCGGCGGTGCAGCAGTGAATGTACTGGCTCGTCAAGCCGGAGCCGAAGTGATGTGCGTGGACATCGGAGTAAATGCCGAGTTGTCGCACCCGGAGCTCGTCATGAAGAAGATCCGCTATGGAACAGCGAACATGGCCAAAGGTCCGGCGATGAGCCGTGAGGAAGCGGAAGCGGCCGTGCTGGCGGGAATCGATACGGTGAAGGGTGCAGTAGCAAATGGATCAAGACTGTTCGTGACTGGCGAAATGGGGATCGGTAATACTACGGCCAGTGCGGCAGTTATGAGCGTGTTGACCGGAAAATCACCGCAGGAATGCGTTGGTCGAGGAACGGGTCTCAATGACGAACGCCTTCAGCATAAGATTGCTATCGTGCAGAAGGCAATTGATGTTAACCAGCCGAATGTGAACGATCCGCTGGATGTATTATCCAAGGTCGGCGGACTTGAAATTGCCGGCTTGACTGGGGTGATCCTGGCTGCTGCTGCTCACCATTGTCCGGTCGTAATTGACGGGTTTATCTCTAGTGCAGCAGCATTAATCGCGCAACGCCTTGCACCAGAAACTGCGCATTATATGATCGCCTCGCATGCCTCGCATGAACAGGGGCATGAGCAGCTGCTCGGTGAGCTAGGACTTGCCCCGATGCTGCATCTGGACATGCGGCTAGGTGAAGGCACTGGCGGCGTACTGGCGCTGCATCTGATCGATGCGATCTGCCGCGTAATGTCGGAAATGGCGACCTTTGAGAGTGCCGGAGTCTCTACAGGAGAAGGGGCTGGTCCGGAGGCAACCGTATGA
- a CDS encoding ABC transporter ATP-binding protein, with translation MRHIDKSYGSLSVLKDINWRVQRGQFWGIIGPNGSGKSTLISLLSGVEKPNRGEISLDGRLIAEYGRKKLSRKLAVLQQDGLPPVAYPVREVIEMGRFPFQNWRGREDSEAAQRLMDGIMDKLELNDLAHRPLHVLSGGQRQRVALGKVMAQQPEIVLLDEPTTYLDIRHQTQFMELVASWQREAGLTVVSVMHDLNLAALYCDHLLVLHQGRIVAEGSPAEIINSELIESVFQVQSHIVAHPDHGEPQLLLRKETSGKHGA, from the coding sequence GTGCGGCATATAGATAAATCATATGGAAGTCTCTCCGTACTCAAGGATATAAACTGGCGGGTTCAACGCGGACAGTTTTGGGGCATTATCGGTCCAAATGGCAGTGGGAAATCAACGCTGATTAGCCTCTTGTCCGGAGTAGAGAAGCCGAACCGCGGTGAGATCAGTCTGGATGGCAGGTTGATTGCCGAATACGGGCGCAAGAAGCTGTCGCGCAAGCTGGCGGTTCTGCAGCAGGATGGGCTTCCACCAGTAGCTTACCCTGTCCGGGAAGTGATTGAAATGGGGCGGTTTCCGTTCCAGAATTGGCGCGGCAGAGAAGATAGTGAAGCCGCTCAGCGTCTAATGGACGGTATTATGGATAAGCTCGAGTTGAATGATTTAGCGCATCGTCCGCTTCATGTATTGAGCGGAGGACAGCGGCAGCGGGTCGCCTTGGGCAAAGTGATGGCCCAGCAACCTGAGATCGTCCTGCTTGATGAGCCGACAACCTATCTGGATATCCGACATCAGACGCAGTTCATGGAGCTGGTTGCCAGCTGGCAACGTGAAGCGGGTTTGACGGTCGTATCTGTTATGCATGATCTCAACCTTGCTGCTCTGTATTGCGACCACTTGCTTGTACTTCATCAGGGCAGAATTGTAGCTGAAGGTTCACCAGCGGAAATAATTAATTCCGAATTGATTGAATCGGTCTTTCAGGTGCAGTCGCATATCGTTGCGCACCCGGATCACGGAGAGCCGCAGTTATTACTGCGCAAGGAAACTAGCGGTAAACATGGGGCTTGA
- a CDS encoding FecCD family ABC transporter permease has product MRKKLAGYGIIGLALLAITILICIGVGSVYLPAGEIIAILAHHIPWIGDHITPDWSMASEQIVMKVRLPRVMLGLLVGASLAVAGSAFQGVLRNPLSDPFTLGVSSGSALGAAVLIFLGWQYSVIGVFTLPAIAFLTGSLTLWIVMWLARENGKIPIENLILSGVVMQSFLGAVVSFLTAMSKKTVNEILYWTMGSLSLRGWSYTAILLPYLALGIIYLWSRARTLNLLALGERQATHTGLNVEFTKLSVLFVATLLTAAAVSVSGVIGFVGLVVPHIIRLITGPDYRLIIPLSALGGGIFMMWSDLAARSLLAPIEIPLGIVTAFVGAPFFAYLLYRKKKEREVEMR; this is encoded by the coding sequence ATGAGGAAGAAGCTGGCCGGATACGGAATCATAGGTCTTGCTTTGCTCGCAATCACCATCTTGATCTGTATCGGGGTTGGCTCAGTATATTTGCCTGCTGGAGAGATTATCGCCATTCTCGCGCATCATATTCCATGGATTGGCGATCATATCACTCCAGATTGGAGCATGGCTTCTGAACAGATTGTTATGAAGGTTCGCCTTCCGCGAGTGATGCTTGGCCTGCTGGTCGGTGCTTCGCTCGCGGTAGCGGGCTCTGCTTTCCAGGGAGTACTGCGCAACCCGCTCTCTGATCCATTCACCCTTGGCGTGTCATCGGGTTCAGCGCTAGGGGCCGCGGTACTGATCTTCCTTGGCTGGCAGTACTCCGTGATTGGAGTGTTCACACTGCCGGCTATCGCATTTTTAACGGGTTCATTAACGTTGTGGATCGTAATGTGGCTGGCACGGGAGAACGGGAAAATACCGATCGAAAATTTAATTCTATCGGGTGTCGTGATGCAATCCTTCCTGGGGGCGGTTGTATCTTTTCTGACAGCAATGTCGAAGAAGACGGTGAATGAAATTTTATATTGGACGATGGGGTCCTTAAGCTTGCGAGGATGGTCGTATACGGCCATCCTGTTGCCATATTTGGCGCTGGGGATTATTTACCTCTGGAGCCGGGCCAGGACGCTGAATTTGCTGGCGCTTGGAGAGCGGCAAGCAACCCATACGGGACTCAATGTGGAATTCACCAAATTATCAGTGTTATTCGTGGCCACGCTGCTCACGGCAGCGGCCGTCTCGGTATCCGGGGTGATTGGCTTTGTTGGCTTGGTGGTACCTCATATTATTCGGCTTATTACGGGTCCCGATTATCGCCTGATTATTCCGCTCTCCGCGCTCGGCGGGGGCATCTTTATGATGTGGAGCGATCTGGCAGCGCGCTCGCTGCTGGCACCGATTGAGATACCGTTGGGAATTGTCACTGCCTTCGTAGGGGCGCCTTTCTTTGCTTATTTGCTGTATCGCAAGAAGAAGGAGAGAGAGGTGGAGATGCGTTGA